Proteins encoded in a region of the Chryseobacterium piperi genome:
- a CDS encoding aldehyde dehydrogenase family protein: MTPESQQNIKTVFEKQKAFFKTNQTKEIDFRKMQLRKFREVFVSHTDALCEALDIDLGKSRKEAEYVEIQIVLSELDYLLENIDEWAKPTLVESKPHPSGAKVISKIIYEPYGVNYIIGPFNYPVQLTFSPLIGALISGNTAIIKPSENTPHVAKVIENIVYEAFDEAYVKVFQGAIEENTLLLSLPFDYIFFTGSPNVGKIVMKAAAEQLIPLTLELGGKSPTIVHKDADLDKAVERISYGKVD; the protein is encoded by the coding sequence ATGACACCAGAATCACAACAAAACATCAAAACGGTATTTGAAAAGCAAAAAGCATTTTTCAAAACGAATCAGACGAAAGAGATTGACTTCAGAAAAATGCAGTTGCGTAAATTCCGTGAAGTATTTGTATCCCATACGGATGCTCTTTGCGAAGCTTTAGACATCGATCTGGGTAAAAGCCGAAAAGAAGCCGAATATGTAGAAATACAAATTGTCCTGAGTGAACTGGATTATCTTCTTGAGAATATTGACGAATGGGCAAAACCTACGCTGGTGGAATCAAAACCACATCCGTCAGGAGCAAAAGTTATCAGCAAAATAATCTATGAACCCTATGGTGTCAATTATATCATAGGCCCTTTCAACTACCCTGTTCAGTTGACATTTAGTCCTCTGATCGGCGCATTGATCTCAGGAAATACAGCTATTATTAAACCTTCTGAAAACACGCCTCATGTAGCAAAAGTAATTGAGAATATTGTTTATGAAGCTTTTGATGAAGCTTATGTAAAGGTATTTCAGGGTGCTATAGAAGAAAACACTCTCTTACTCAGCCTCCCTTTTGATTATATATTTTTTACAGGAAGCCCGAATGTAGGAAAAATAGTTATGAAAGCTGCAGCTGAGCAATTGATCCCCCTTACCTTGGAATTAGGTGGTAAATCTCCAACCATTGTCCATAAAGATGCAGATCTTGATAAAGCAGTAGAAAGAATATCTTACGGAAAAGTGGATTAA
- a CDS encoding organic hydroperoxide resistance protein, with the protein MKTLYSIGATATGGRNGHVESENGVLSLEVRMPKGLGGSNDDYANPEMLFAAGYSACFDSALNLVIKQSKIKTGETSVTAKVSIGQLDNGGFGLAAELHANVPGVSIEEANTLVEKAHQICPYSNATRGNMEVKLTVSNTES; encoded by the coding sequence ATGAAAACATTGTATAGTATCGGCGCTACAGCCACAGGTGGAAGAAACGGACATGTAGAAAGTGAAAACGGGGTGTTGAGCCTTGAGGTAAGGATGCCCAAAGGATTAGGCGGATCCAATGATGACTATGCCAATCCTGAAATGCTTTTTGCAGCAGGATATTCTGCTTGTTTCGACAGCGCATTGAATTTGGTAATTAAACAAAGTAAAATTAAAACCGGCGAAACTTCCGTTACAGCTAAAGTAAGTATTGGGCAGCTGGACAATGGTGGCTTCGGTCTTGCAGCAGAGCTGCATGCTAATGTACCAGGGGTAAGTATAGAAGAAGCCAATACTTTGGTAGAAAAAGCACATCAAATTTGTCCATATTCTAATGCAACCAGAGGAAATATGGAAGTAAAGCTGACCGTAAGCAATACGGAATCTTAA
- a CDS encoding DNA polymerase III subunit encodes MNWENIAGQENLKKLLRDSIAENRVSHAQLFIGKEGYGTLPMALAYAKEILQKENEHAASKVEHLNHLDLHFSFPVYTDNKNSLSKNKFEEFREMIISSPYASYDDWTAFLDSENKQLFISADEVDDQNQKFSLKSFEGGTKILIVWRADKMNIAASNKFLKFLEEPPAKTIILLTAETTDDILPTILSRTQMVEVPRINDTDVQEYLMKNFSVSEDQCREIVHEAQGDLNDAIKLLNSGNKNEEFERLFIQWVRDAFQVKKRPEFLKNIILWAREIAGWNREKQKNFLNYCSEIFRLALLQNYQSESLVYKKIDANGFNWVGFSKFISGANIESILEEISTADLHLTRNGNPKIIWTDLGIKLSRFIHKTT; translated from the coding sequence ATGAATTGGGAGAACATTGCCGGACAAGAGAACCTGAAAAAACTTCTTAGAGACAGTATTGCTGAAAATAGAGTCAGCCATGCCCAGCTTTTCATCGGAAAAGAAGGATATGGAACCTTGCCCATGGCTTTAGCTTATGCCAAAGAAATTTTGCAGAAGGAAAATGAGCATGCCGCTTCGAAAGTAGAGCATTTAAACCATCTGGACTTACACTTCAGTTTTCCGGTTTATACGGACAATAAAAACTCTTTGAGTAAAAATAAATTTGAAGAATTCAGGGAGATGATTATCTCTTCCCCTTATGCAAGCTATGATGACTGGACGGCTTTCTTAGATTCTGAAAATAAGCAGCTTTTTATTTCTGCCGATGAAGTGGATGATCAAAACCAGAAATTCTCTCTTAAAAGTTTTGAAGGAGGAACTAAAATTCTGATTGTCTGGAGAGCTGATAAAATGAATATTGCAGCATCTAATAAATTCCTGAAATTTTTAGAAGAACCTCCGGCGAAAACGATTATTCTTCTCACTGCAGAAACGACAGATGATATTTTGCCTACCATACTTTCCAGAACACAGATGGTAGAGGTTCCAAGAATTAATGATACCGATGTCCAGGAGTACCTGATGAAGAATTTTTCTGTTTCGGAAGATCAGTGCAGAGAAATTGTTCATGAAGCTCAAGGCGATCTTAATGATGCCATTAAGCTGTTAAATTCCGGAAATAAAAACGAAGAATTTGAAAGGCTTTTTATCCAATGGGTAAGGGATGCATTCCAGGTAAAAAAGAGACCCGAATTCCTTAAAAATATTATTCTTTGGGCAAGAGAGATTGCAGGCTGGAACAGAGAAAAGCAAAAAAACTTTCTCAACTATTGTTCTGAAATATTCAGACTAGCATTACTTCAGAATTACCAATCAGAAAGTTTGGTTTATAAAAAGATTGATGCCAATGGCTTTAACTGGGTAGGGTTTTCTAAATTTATCAGCGGGGCCAATATTGAAAGTATTCTGGAAGAAATCAGCACAGCTGATTTACACTTAACCCGAAATGGGAATCCTAAGATTATCTGGACCGATTTAGGAATTAAACTGTCAAGATTTATTCATAAGACAACATAG
- a CDS encoding TetR/AcrR family transcriptional regulator codes for MISKEENILFAAEKLFAEKGFDGTSTREISKAANVNISMISYYFGSKEKLYEKLVEYRMNEGQFFSKDILERTDINEWQKIEKIVDQFSARVKDHKCFYRIMQREQLHAENPQIVEFLKQTKMGFISMYSQVLESGLKKGIFTKNPAIYLLHATISGTLFYASNAKEMYKEFLNNNEDEDAFDEKYYAELNKHIKHILKDLLGYEENK; via the coding sequence ATGATTTCAAAAGAAGAAAATATATTATTCGCCGCTGAAAAGCTTTTTGCTGAAAAAGGTTTTGACGGGACTTCTACCAGAGAAATTTCCAAGGCGGCCAATGTCAATATTTCTATGATTTCCTACTATTTCGGCTCAAAGGAAAAATTATACGAGAAACTGGTGGAGTACAGAATGAACGAAGGCCAGTTTTTTTCAAAAGATATTCTGGAAAGAACAGATATCAACGAATGGCAGAAGATAGAAAAAATCGTAGATCAGTTTTCAGCAAGGGTAAAAGATCATAAATGTTTTTACAGAATTATGCAAAGGGAACAGCTGCATGCAGAAAACCCTCAGATTGTAGAATTTCTCAAACAAACAAAAATGGGATTTATTTCGATGTATTCCCAGGTGCTGGAAAGCGGGCTTAAAAAAGGAATTTTTACTAAAAATCCAGCTATTTATTTATTACATGCTACCATAAGCGGAACCTTGTTTTATGCATCGAACGCTAAAGAAATGTATAAGGAATTCCTGAATAACAATGAAGATGAAGATGCTTTTGATGAGAAATATTACGCGGAACTTAATAAACATATAAAACATATACTAAAAGACCTTTTGGGTTATGAAGAGAATAAATAA
- a CDS encoding TolC family protein → MKRINNSVIALSLLVGIANANAQEKKQLSLDEAVQLGIQNSKSLKIDAAKIEEATADLLEAKNKQLPELKVSGSYMYLPIKPTIDLKIPGVSSAGGPEVHQVLYGSANLSVPIYSGGRIKYGIESAKYLVEASKLNTENDKIAIAYNIAQAYNNLFKANQSIKVLEENLTASEKRDETFLKMENNGLIARNDRLKANLQTSNIELQLLDAKNNYSIANINMDLLLGLPEKTEIEVDQNYIEEGDEVKLVDYYVNEARENRKDLKALAQQRKAAEMGSKAAKAENLPSIAFTGGYIAADIPKFLTIYNAVNVGVGVSYNLSNLWKENSSLKQSKAREQQLAATNELLNDNIKLDVNREYQNTNYSKQRIAVFEKSAEQANENYRITKNKFDNGLATMTELLDADAAQISANVGVINAKADAALAYRKLLQTTGTLTIK, encoded by the coding sequence ATGAAGAGAATAAATAATTCAGTTATTGCGCTTTCTCTATTAGTGGGAATTGCAAACGCAAATGCTCAGGAGAAAAAACAACTCAGCCTCGATGAAGCTGTACAGTTGGGAATCCAAAACAGCAAGAGCCTCAAGATCGACGCAGCCAAAATAGAAGAGGCTACAGCAGATCTTCTGGAAGCGAAGAATAAACAACTTCCGGAGCTGAAAGTTTCAGGAAGTTATATGTACCTTCCTATAAAGCCTACCATTGATTTGAAAATCCCGGGAGTATCCTCAGCAGGTGGTCCGGAAGTTCATCAGGTTCTTTACGGTTCAGCTAATCTGAGTGTACCGATTTACAGTGGTGGCAGAATAAAGTATGGAATTGAGTCGGCCAAATACCTGGTGGAAGCCTCAAAATTAAATACGGAAAATGATAAGATAGCTATTGCCTACAATATTGCACAGGCTTATAACAACCTGTTTAAAGCCAATCAGTCTATCAAAGTACTTGAAGAGAATCTTACTGCTTCTGAAAAGAGAGATGAAACGTTCCTGAAAATGGAAAACAATGGCTTGATTGCAAGAAATGACAGGTTAAAGGCTAACCTTCAGACTTCGAATATCGAGCTTCAGCTATTGGATGCTAAAAACAACTACAGTATTGCCAATATCAATATGGATTTGTTATTAGGTCTTCCAGAAAAGACAGAAATAGAGGTAGATCAAAACTATATTGAAGAAGGAGATGAAGTAAAGCTTGTTGATTACTATGTGAATGAAGCCAGAGAAAACCGTAAGGATTTAAAGGCATTGGCACAGCAAAGAAAAGCTGCAGAAATGGGATCAAAAGCTGCCAAAGCAGAAAATCTTCCGTCAATAGCATTTACAGGAGGATATATAGCAGCAGATATTCCTAAATTCCTTACGATATACAATGCAGTCAATGTAGGAGTAGGGGTTTCTTATAACCTATCCAATCTGTGGAAAGAGAACTCATCTTTGAAGCAGTCTAAAGCAAGAGAACAACAGCTTGCTGCAACGAACGAACTATTAAACGATAATATTAAGCTTGATGTTAACAGAGAGTACCAAAATACCAATTACTCTAAGCAGAGAATTGCTGTTTTTGAGAAATCAGCTGAACAAGCTAACGAAAACTATAGAATAACTAAAAACAAGTTTGATAATGGTTTAGCGACTATGACAGAACTTCTGGATGCAGACGCGGCTCAGATTTCAGCCAATGTTGGAGTAATTAATGCAAAAGCAGATGCTGCATTGGCTTACAGAAAACTATTACAAACTACAGGAACTTTAACAATTAAATAA
- a CDS encoding HlyD family secretion protein, with amino-acid sequence MENNKTQQVENSEPKKKKSLVFPIILAVVLIGGGIYGYRTYSYGQVHEETDDAQIASNMSPVISKVSGYVTEVKVKDNQFVKKGDTLVILDNRDQKMALDQAEAALSTAKSNISTAQATTSATSKNIGSSEAAVATANAQIEAAKVNVWKTSQDLKRYANLVKDHSITEQQYEQALAAKQSADKQLQVLVDQRNQVAQQTGIASSQTEASSQQINVASSVAKQRQVDVENARLNLSYTIILAPEDGFVGKVPIQAGQYLQAGAQLFSLVKNDQKWVIANFKETQVDKMVEGQKVKIEIDAFPDQDFEGVVSSFSPATGATFSILPPDNASGNFVKVVQRLPVKIDFVNLDKNIAKRLRTGMNVKAEVSLK; translated from the coding sequence ATGGAAAATAATAAAACACAACAAGTAGAAAACTCAGAACCAAAAAAGAAAAAAAGTTTAGTTTTTCCTATCATTTTAGCAGTTGTATTAATCGGAGGTGGAATTTACGGATACAGAACCTATTCTTACGGACAGGTGCACGAAGAAACTGACGATGCTCAAATAGCTTCCAATATGAGCCCTGTGATTTCCAAAGTTTCAGGATATGTAACGGAAGTAAAAGTAAAAGATAACCAGTTTGTAAAAAAAGGGGATACCCTGGTTATTCTGGATAACAGAGATCAAAAAATGGCTTTAGATCAGGCAGAAGCGGCATTGTCTACAGCAAAAAGCAATATTTCAACAGCACAGGCTACAACTTCTGCAACATCGAAAAATATAGGCAGTTCAGAAGCAGCGGTAGCTACAGCAAACGCTCAGATAGAAGCAGCAAAAGTAAACGTTTGGAAAACTTCTCAGGATTTAAAAAGATATGCCAATCTTGTAAAGGATCATTCCATTACAGAACAGCAATATGAGCAGGCTTTAGCAGCAAAACAATCGGCAGATAAACAACTGCAGGTTTTGGTAGATCAGAGAAATCAGGTTGCTCAGCAGACAGGAATTGCTTCTTCTCAGACTGAAGCAAGCTCTCAACAAATCAACGTTGCTAGTTCAGTGGCTAAGCAAAGACAAGTAGATGTAGAGAACGCAAGATTAAATCTTTCTTATACCATTATTCTTGCCCCTGAAGATGGTTTTGTTGGAAAAGTTCCTATTCAGGCCGGACAATATTTACAAGCCGGAGCACAATTATTCAGTCTTGTTAAAAATGATCAAAAATGGGTAATCGCAAACTTTAAGGAAACTCAGGTTGATAAAATGGTAGAAGGGCAAAAAGTGAAAATTGAAATTGATGCTTTCCCTGACCAGGATTTTGAAGGAGTGGTAAGCTCATTCTCTCCTGCAACTGGAGCTACATTTTCTATTCTGCCTCCAGATAACGCTAGTGGTAACTTCGTAAAAGTAGTACAAAGACTTCCTGTAAAAATTGATTTTGTGAACCTGGATAAAAATATTGCTAAAAGACTAAGAACGGGAATGAATGTGAAAGCTGAAGTTTCGTTAAAATAG
- a CDS encoding DHA2 family efflux MFS transporter permease subunit → MQDSLVEYGARRVIITVTAILCALLEIVDSTIVNVALNEMKGNLGSTLSEVGWVITAYAIGNVIIVPMTSWLSQQFGRRNYFAASIVIFTIFSFLCGNATNIWELVFFRLCQGIGGGALLVTSQTIITESYPIEKRSMAQAIYGLGVIIGPTLGPPLGGYIVDNFSWPYIFYINIPIGIAATLMTLQFVKSPKYAEKRKVSDVDWIGIALLAVTVGSLQFILERGHEEDWFASGMIVAFTVSAILGFILFLWRELTFKYPIVELRVLKNSNLRIGTAMSFVLGFGLYGSTFIVPLYTQSILGWTALQSGALMIPAALTTAFMMPIIGRLLSKGAKQQILVSLGLFIFFVYSFWGYKILTPDTSKEAFFWMLIVRGAGLGLLFIPITSLSLSTLKGQEIGQGAAFTGMMRQLGGSFGIAAITTFIANASQKYRVNLITHLDSNSFEVQQRIASLKASFISKGMTPDNALNAAYKMLDLSVTKQATVLSYMDVFLYLGIAFLVCIPFILFVKERKSKEKIDLSDAMH, encoded by the coding sequence ATGCAAGATTCATTAGTAGAATATGGAGCCCGAAGAGTGATCATTACGGTCACAGCTATTCTTTGTGCTCTGCTTGAGATTGTGGATTCCACGATTGTGAACGTTGCCCTTAACGAAATGAAAGGTAACCTGGGATCTACCCTTTCTGAAGTAGGTTGGGTAATTACGGCCTATGCTATAGGTAACGTAATTATTGTACCGATGACGAGTTGGCTTTCGCAGCAATTCGGGCGTAGAAATTATTTTGCGGCCTCTATTGTTATCTTTACCATATTTTCATTTTTATGTGGAAATGCAACCAATATCTGGGAGCTGGTATTTTTCAGACTATGCCAGGGGATTGGCGGTGGAGCATTGCTGGTAACATCACAAACCATCATTACGGAATCATATCCGATTGAGAAAAGAAGTATGGCTCAAGCAATTTATGGTTTGGGCGTTATTATCGGTCCGACTTTAGGCCCACCATTGGGAGGATATATCGTAGATAATTTTAGCTGGCCATATATTTTCTATATCAATATTCCGATTGGTATTGCGGCTACCTTGATGACTTTACAGTTTGTAAAAAGTCCGAAATATGCCGAGAAACGAAAAGTTTCCGATGTTGACTGGATTGGAATTGCTCTGTTAGCCGTTACAGTAGGCTCATTACAATTTATTCTGGAAAGAGGTCATGAAGAAGATTGGTTTGCCAGTGGAATGATCGTAGCCTTTACCGTATCAGCCATATTAGGATTTATATTATTTCTTTGGCGTGAACTTACCTTTAAGTACCCAATCGTAGAATTGCGGGTATTAAAGAATAGTAACTTAAGAATCGGAACCGCTATGTCTTTTGTATTAGGATTTGGTTTATATGGTTCTACTTTTATTGTTCCGTTGTATACGCAAAGTATCCTGGGGTGGACGGCTTTACAGTCGGGTGCTTTAATGATCCCTGCGGCTTTAACGACTGCTTTCATGATGCCCATAATTGGGAGATTGCTTTCAAAAGGAGCGAAACAACAAATCCTGGTGTCTTTAGGGCTATTTATTTTCTTTGTTTATAGTTTCTGGGGATATAAGATCCTTACACCGGATACCAGTAAAGAAGCATTTTTCTGGATGTTAATAGTACGGGGAGCTGGATTAGGACTTCTATTTATACCTATTACTTCCTTATCTTTAAGTACGTTGAAAGGTCAGGAAATTGGACAAGGAGCTGCATTTACAGGGATGATGAGACAATTAGGAGGATCTTTCGGGATTGCGGCTATTACAACCTTCATTGCTAATGCAAGTCAGAAATACAGGGTCAACTTAATTACCCATCTTGATAGCAACAGCTTTGAAGTCCAACAGAGGATAGCAAGCCTGAAAGCAAGTTTTATCTCAAAAGGAATGACTCCCGATAACGCGCTGAATGCTGCTTATAAAATGCTGGATCTATCGGTTACCAAACAAGCTACGGTACTATCCTATATGGATGTTTTCCTCTATTTAGGAATTGCTTTCTTGGTTTGTATACCGTTTATTTTATTTGTAAAAGAAAGAAAAAGTAAAGAAAAAATAGATTTGAGTGATGCCATGCACTAA